TGCCAAGCATGGCACCCAGGAGAAACCAAAGCAGCTGTTCTGGGAGAAGCGTCTGGAACGACTGCGCGCCTGCCACGACAACGGCGAGGAGCTGGACGACATCTCACTGCCCAAGACCATACGCACCGTTGGCCCAAATGTCAACGAACAGACCGTCCTCCAGTCGGTGGCCACGGCGCTGCACATGCTCAATGCCGGCGTTCACGGCCAGAGTTCCACGAAGGCTGACTTGACCAAGAATGCCATGGCGTTTATGAATCCCGAACAGCCGCTCATGCACGCGGTGATCATCTCGGAGGACGACATACGCAAGCAGGAAGATCGGGTCGGCGTGGCGCGGCGAAAACTACAGGATGCACTTAAGACATGAGTGCAATGGTTACCCCTCATTCATCTACCAATTCCATTGTAGACTCTAACATCTCTATCTTATTGACCCCTATTCGAAATCTACGTTTAAGACTAGTGTGtaataaaccaaaaacaacTCCAATCGAAGGATACTGATTTTTATTGGAGGAAGTTTTGGGTCCATTTTCCATAACAACAGCATCTAAGTTATTCTTTTTATTACGCTcggatgattttaaaatactattttataCAAGACAGTTTAAAAACGAATTCGAACTATAATACATATATCGAATATGCATATAAGAGCAGATCGGTTTGCAAGAAAAATCTTGGGAGTTAAGAGAAATCTTTAGTCAATTCTGTAAGTTATCCGCGTTCGGAAAATGAAAAGTCTATTCAAATAATGTCGTTTTCCCTGCCGAATGAGTACCATAAAAATTACATACATGTAAGCGAACTCTTGCCAGATAGTCTTAAGATTTCTTTTCGACCCAAAGACTTATGGCCAAAAAGCCCGCGCCCCTCTTGTGTTTACGCAAACTTTTCAGGTTGGACAGTTTTTGTGCTTCATTCCCTCattgtattttgaaatatatactatacatAGATATCGTTGTAGAGGCGCGGTTAATCTAGGCCCTCCTCCAGCTCGTCATCCTCGTAATCTATGCCATCGTAGTCCGTCGAAGAGCGCGTTGTTAACTGCAAGGGATGAAGCAATCGGAAATTGCAATTAACTGAGAATTTGGCACCTGCACTTGTTGCGTGCCTATAAGAGTGTCTGGAGCCAAACAAAGACATTGACCCAAAACTATCGAATAAGCTCCAGGCAGTTAAGGGTTTAGATCTACTTAATTCAGCCAGCGGTGCCCACCTGGTTGTAAATGCCGCGCCATGCTGCAAATGCTCCCATGGCCAACACGGCTCCCACGCCGGCCACAATTTTGGTGTTCAGATCGGAATCCATGAACTTTCGCTCCGAGGCCGTCAGACTCGCCTCCGTGCCACTGGGCGTCTTTGTGAGCTTGATGGAACTGTAGCCCTCATTGCGGAATATATCCTTTGTGATGCGGTTGATGAAGTTCACCAGGTTCTGGCAGCCCTTAATGTGATTCTGCAGTGGATTGTTGGGCAGTGCTATTTTGAATATGATGGCCAGATAGCTGTACACAATGGCATCGAACTCGCTGTAGGTGTCGCCAAAGAACCACACCTTGCGACCCAACTTTCGAGACAGCAGGTTCACCACCTTTTTGGCATTGACGACGAGCTGAAAAGTAAAAGGGATCATAAGCAAATGGAAACATGATATATAATTGGTCATTATATGTTACTAAATAATAACATTGAAGTATATTTTATCACCTAACCATATAGTGATGAAATACTGAACACTTTTGACAATTCCAAATGCAATAAGTTGGTGaaatatcataaaaatgtttttttacgaaataatttattgaaagtTAGGAAGACGGGTCTAATTAGAAGTTTGAAATACTCgtattattattgatttaaaatttgataacCAGTTTTAACTATTTCGAATAATTCACCAAACTGTTTACTACAAAAGTAGCCGACCCAATGCACTTACATAGTCGCCTTCGTGCTTGTCCAACTTGTCGTTCACATCGAAGCCGGCCATCACCTGGACCACGTCGCAGGCTTCTCTCTGGTAGGACGAAGGATAATAAAAGTTAAAGGGGAATGGCGTGCGCTTGGCGTAGAGACCCCGCGTGGTCGTGTCGAAGTTGTGGGGCTCTCCGTACAGGAAGTAGTGGTAGTAGGCGTGCAGATTGGTGAACACCCAGTTGGCGTAGGCGGTGGACAAATGCTTTTGTTTGGTGCTTAAGTGCGCATCGATCGGGTAACCCTGGAAGAGTGATTGTTATAATAAAACCCATGCAAAATAAACCTATAAATAGACCACGCAGTTTGTTCACCCGGCATTGTTTTGCGCACTCACCTCGAGATCCAGCACGCGTTTGATTTGCCTGTAGCCCGCGAACTTCTGGTTGCCGATCTGCAAATAGGGCAGTTTTCCGGCTCCCGAGCGCAGCGGATTGGAGCTGGTCTGGACGTCCATTGGACAGCGGGTGAATCGCAGGAGGCACTGTCACCGGGGAAGAGACAGGTTCTTCAGAGATAGCGATAATGGGCAAAACAGGCGTGTTGGCCGCCGTGTGATGCAACGGAACTCACCAGCGCACGTAAACATTCAAAATCAATGGACGGCAGTCCGTACTCCCCCTTGTACACATGCAGCATCGCTCCCAGTTGCATCTCCATCGGGTCTAGGTCTTCGCTCGCTCGTACTCTTGTGTATTGTCGGTTTTCAACAGTGCACCTGCATGGTAGCCATCAAAATTTGAATCCAAAAATATATGCTAGAATTTTTGGCCGACTGCTGAGTGCTTTCAGATTGATAACTGCTTGGCACTCGATCTATCGTTTATGTATATCGGCGCCTTATCGATTGCTGGTCAGTGGAGAGCGCAGCTTTTAATAAGCATAATCTGCTACAAAAGTAAAAAggagttaataaataaaaatattttatttaaataaaaagacgTCATAATTTTTAACTTCAAAATAACTAAACTAACGGAATATTTGCTAGGCTGTTAAAATACAATAAcatattattataatgaaaATGAATGCTATCACAATTCTTAACTTCTTCATGgctattttattaaatagctagattaaagaaatatttgctAGACTGCCACCACTATCATCGATCCGCTGTTATCACAAAAGTATCGAAAGCAGCACGTCTCTATCCCATCTGATTGcgaaaaaaacatattttttttggttttcgcaGTAAATTAGTTGGCAATAATGAATATGATAAGCGGCATAAAGCTGTACATTGAGAAAATGTGCACCGAGTCGGGGCCAGGCATGAAAATTATCCTGCTGGACAAGGAAACGGTGGGTAGAAGCCAGAAATTCTTTGCCATATGAGACCAACCGTACCGAAAATCCACATCATTTGCAGACAAGTATAATTTCGATGGCCTTTAGCCAGTCGGACATGCTGCAGCGGGAGGTCTACCTGTTCGAACGCCTGGACTCCGGAAGGTCCAACGAGCGATTAAAGTACCTAAAATGCATCGTCTTCATCCGGCCCACCAAGCAGAACATTCAGCTTCTGGCAAATGAGCTGCGGAACCCCAAATATAGCGCCTACTACATTTGTAAGTGGGTCATAAAAACTCCCCTATGTGTGCTAAATCCCCTATTAGATTTCAGCAACATCATTCCCCGCACGGACATCAAGTATTTGGCCGAGTGCGATGAATCAGAGTCGGTGCGGGAGGTGAAGGAACTGTATGCGGACTTCCTCTGTGTCAACCCCAATTTGTTCTCCTTGAGTATACCCAACTGCATGGCGAATCTTAATTGGCTGCCTGATGCACTGACCCGCAGCATGCAGGGTATCACAGCGGTGCTTCTGTCCCTGAAACTGAACCCAGTCATTCGGTACCGTGCCGGTTCCCAGGCAGCTCAGCTCCTGGCCAAGCTTATCTACGAGCAGATCACTAAGGAGTCGTCTCTGTTCGACTTTCGGTCCAACATGGACGGCGCTGCTCCACCACTGCTGCTCGTGCTGGACCGCCGAGATGACCCTGTGACGCCGCTGCTGCATCAGTGGACCTATCAGGCCATGGTCCATGAGCTGTTGCACATCAAGAACAACCGGCTGGACCTCTCCAATCGACCCAACGTACCGAAGGACTTCAAAGAGCTGGTGTTATCCGGCGATCAGGATGAGTTCTACGGTAACAACATGTACGCCAACTATGGCGAAATTGGGTCAACCATCAAGCAACTGATGGAGGAGTTCCAGCGCAAGGCCAACGACCACAAGAAGGTTGAGAGCATAGCGGACATGAAGAACTTCATCGAGTCGTATCCGCAGTTCAAGAAGATGTCTGGCACCGTGCAGAAGCATCTGTGTGTGATTGGCGAACTATCGGGGCTCAGCAACAAGCGGAATCTGTTTGAGGTTTCCGAGCTGGAGCAAGAAATCGCCTGTAAGGCGGAGCACTCGGCCCAACTGCAGCGCATCAAAAAACTGATTGCGGACGAACGGGTATCTGTCGAGGATGCTCTCAAACTGGTGGCCTTATACGCGCTGCGATACGAGCGACACGCCAACTGCGACACATCTGGACTGTTGCAGATCATCAAAACGCGCGGGGGACGGGCGGCTGTTGTTCCCTCTCTGATCGAGTATGCTGGAACCCATGTGCGTCAGGGGGATCTGTTTAACATGGTGCGGATCACAGATGCCGTAAAGCTGACCCGCAATCTGATCAAGGGCCTCAAGGGCGTGGAGAATGTCTTCACCCAACACACGCCACTACTGAAGGAAACTCTCGAGGACGTCTTCAAGGGTCGCGAACTGGACCCCCTCTTCCCGGCCATTAATTCGGAGCTTGTGCCATTCCGGCGACCACCCCAGGAGGTGGTGGTCTTCATCATTGGAGGAGCCACCTACGAGGAGGCCTTGGCCGTGCACCAGCTGAACAACGCCGGATATAGGGTGATCCTTGGCGGCACCACCATCCATAACTCCCAGACATTTATCCAAGAGGTCCTGGCCGCTACTAGTGGCATCCAATTTAAGCACACCAAATCCATGATCAAGTACTGTTCCACGGATAACATTTAAAACGTCTTGACTAGCCACAATTATATTGTTAACTATTTATTAACTACATATGTATGTCCCTAATACATTTACTAATCGATCCTGCAAAAGCAAGACTTGAGGAAACCGTATAAAGGAATTTATAATTAAGCTAATTCCAGGCATTATACCCATTGGACTATGTTACCCTTAAGCGTATTCCAtgtaatatatttgtaaacatatttattattgttttcgaGCGCAACTCCTGAATACCAAATGTATTATATTCTGCTATATGTGTAAAAAAACTGAATGGGTACTGTTCTTGTAATTTTTCCACCCTTGCAAGACAAACAATCTCCTTGGAAACTGCAAAACGAGCGTGGCAACGATCCTGTTTGGCTATAATTGAAAAGAGGGCTTCAGTTTGCATAGAAGAATCACCTATCAGCATGTCCAGCACTTATTTCAACGATATCTGGCATCAATCCCAGCATGAATGCGAGCTGCTGTCCACCATTGACTACGAGAGGCAGCACCAGGATGTGGAGACAACGGTGGCCACCATGAATGCCGCAGTCGGCTCCGTCGCCGCCGATGCGGATGCCAAGGCCCTGCTGCAGTCGAGTCTGTACGAGTTCTATCTGCGCTATATCTGTCTGAGCAATCGCCTGGAAGATGTTTACGATAATGTGGGTATACTAATTTAAGCATTGATGAAAGGgtccattttaaatttattaaaaactcaTTGCTGGATTTTCCATAGATGATCCAGCCCCAGAAGCGTCAGTTAGTACGCAAATTGTTGGACGCCTGTCTTGGTCGTGTGGTTGAGCTGAAGCACGATCTCGTGAACATTGATCTGATGGAGTTCAGCTACAACGACGAGGTGGTGGAGCGTCTGCGGCTGACACCCATGGAGACGGAGCTGCGCATTCCCCGCTACTTCCTTCGCGAGCGGCAGCAGGAGTTGGAGTTCCGCAAGAAGACCATGCAGGAGATCCTGGTGAAACTGGGCTGGCTGGAGGAGCACGAGCTGGAGGAGACGGTGACCACCGAGATCGAGGCCATACGTATGCTGCAGATGCACGAGCGTGCGCGTCAGGGACGTTTGCGTGCCCACTTCATGAAGGAGATTAGAATACTCAAGGAGAAGGGTAAGTCGGAGGAGCGGAGCGAAAAGGAGCGCAGTGATTCCGGTCTTTTGGCTGCCATGAAGATCCAGAAAATGTGGCGTGGCCACACAGCCAGGCGGATCACACGTCGCCGCAAGATGGAGGAGATGATCCTGATTGGCATGCTCCCACCTCCGGCGACGGTGGTCAAGGAACGGGCCGAAAAGCTGGAGAAGCTGCAGCACAACGAGAAGCGCTACCAGGCGCAAGCCCTCTACGGAGAACAGTTCGAGGAGCGACAACGAGCCTTGCAAGAGGAGATCCGGGCCAAGCACGGCGCCAGCATGAAGGAGGACATCGCCGACGAGATCCGGGCCTGGGTGAAGGACTGCTACGACAAGACGGGCAAGCTGCCGGACTTTCCCTCCGAGGATCAGGGTGGCTCCCTGCACATCTTCAGCAGACCTGGCACGGAGAGCGAGCACAGCCGCTCGTCAGCACGCTCCTCCAAGGAGTCGCGCAAGACGAAGGACAAGTCTAAGTCGCCGGCGCGCAGCGGTGACCTCAACGTCAACGAGAaccaggaggaggaggtcaGCTTCCAGCCGGCGCCTTCCGTCTGCCTGCCAGACATTCGCGCTGAAATTGATCTGTAAGTACAGAAGGAACCACTTATGTTAATAAGGATTGAGCATACagctattatttatttattgaaaatatttctattgttttttaattgtaatgttacaaattaaaaatagggcTACAGCTTTAAGCTTCTATGACGCATACAAATTACCCAAAAAATTTAGAATGCTCTATGTGAAGAATCTTTAAAAGGTGTATGTAAAattaagccacaaaaaaaacagatcAGGAATTTAAATTATCACCGTTTAAGTAAAATTTTCTTAGGgttatatgtgtttttttgaACATAAGTTTGGTCCAAATTTCCATGGTATTATATAGTTGTATAGTATTCGCTTTGGGGTCTGCGTATTGGGTTCAACAATATTACTAATACGTACTGTTGCCTTGAATCAAAAACATGAGTAATTTTTACGAAAGCTTTTGTGGACGCTGCGCAACGcatataacttaaaaattgcaaatctattactttttttttacatttgctTTTAAAGATGActtactattttttaaatatttgtgttattccGCCAGCTTTAACGACACCTGGCGCGACAAAGATGAGACGGGGGTGCTGAGCCAGGCGGCCTACGAGGACATGATCTACAGCGACAAGTACCAGGAGGTGGAGCTGGAGTTCCGGCGCGCCGTCGACGAAGTGATGCGCCAGGAGATCGAGCTGCTGCAGACGGCGGTCGGAAAGAAGGTGAAGAAGAGCAGCAAGAAGACGCGACGCTCCGGCAAGAAGAGCAAAAAGAAGAAGGAGAAGGATCTCACGCCGGACCGCACCACGGAGTCGCTGTACGAGGAGCTGGTCACGAATGGCATTATACGGAAACACCCGGAGCTGAGGATGAAGCAGTTCCTGGGCGACAAGGCGTTGACTGCTCGGGATGGCACAAATCCCTCGCCAGGCGACATCCGCCAGATCCTCACCGAGTACTGCATCCTGCCGCTCGGCTCGGATGCCATCCACAATTGCACACCACTCATACGCTCCATCCTGCTGGCCGGACCCAGGGGATCTGGGAAAAAGGCCCTGCTCCATGCCATTTGCACAGAGGTGGGCGCCGTGCTCTTCGATCTGACCCCGGCTAATATTGTGGGAAAGTATCCGGGCAAATCGGGCCTCATAATGCTAATTCACTTGGTCCTGAAAGTGTCCCGGCTGCTCCAGCCTGCCGTCATATACATGGGCGATGCAGAGCGACCGTTCATGAAGAAAATTCCGAAGACAGATCGCACGGATCCTAAGCGCTTGAAGAAAGATCTGCCCAAGATGATCAAAAACATAGCGCCCGAGGATCGGGTCATTTTCGTGGGCACCTCAAATCTTCCCTGGGAGGCGGACCAAAAGCTGCTGCAGTCCGTCTACAATCGTTTTATCTATATTCCACGACCGGACTACGGTGCCATGTCGCATGCCTGGAAAACATTGCTGCAGTATGTGCTTTTGGTGATTGTAAATCAACTTAATAAAACTCCCTCTCTTTGCAGCGATTACTCTGGTGGCATCTCCAATCTGGACACCAGCGCCATGGCCAAGATATCCGATGGCTATACCATTGGAGCCATCGATGCCTGCCTCAAGGAGGTGATGACCTGCAAGCGAAAGCTGCAGCTTCGCACACAACCGCTCACCAATGCCGAGCTTATAAATGTCCTGTGGTGGGTATTGTAAAGCTAAGAAATATAATCTATTACAATTATCTCTGCCTTTAGCTCGCGTGATCCTGTCTACCGCGAGGAGGAGGAAGCCTTCGAGTCCTGGTGGTCGAAGACGCCACTTGGACGCCGTCGTCAACGATTTTTGGAGCTGGAAGAGGAGCGTTTGGTGGAGGAGCAGGCACAGGCTGCCAAGCAGGGAAATGGCAACAAAAAGAAGGGTCTCAACTAAAAGGTAAACGAGATACTATTCATCTTTAAGCCTGGTTTATAATTgatgaaacaaaaaacgtatttaactatataaatattacaatctaTATCCattaaaagaacatttttaactCGCTTCTTTATTTAATTCACTTGAATAATACTATAAAGAAACTATAAAAAGCTTTCATAAATACATAGGACTTTATAAAAAAGCGACTGCTTAGACATATTTGAATGAAAGgatttaaagaatatatttactttatccGCTATTTATTTTAGCATGTAAGTAAAATCCTTGTTGCCACACTTCAAGTGCACTTCAGTGACGGCCAGAGAAAGAGTGTCCTGATCTTCCAGGAGCTCGTTAAGTTCCTTCAGCTTGCTGTTTAGCAGATGCTCCTGATCGCCCACGCACCAAAGGAGGCTGACATGAAACGAGGCCGGAACATAGAACTGCTGCAATCGGTAGTCGAGCATCACCTGGTCTATGGGCTGCAGGATAGCAGACATCTTTTCCGTAAAAGCTGCATCCAAAGGGGCGGCAATGAATGTCCTGGTTCGCTCTTCATTTGTGTAGATTCGCAGACCTTGCAAAGTGGCAGCGAAGCTAAAATCAAAAGATTCCGGACATGGAGTTTAAAATACTCGTTAAAAAGCATGGACTCACCTTGTGGAGCTGTTAAGCGCCGCTTGCAGGGATCGAGAGAACTCATCTATCTGATGGTATTGGAGCACCACCGTGCGACTAAGACTCAGATGAAGTGACTCATTGGGCTGCAATTCCAGGTGGGGCCCCAATTGGGCAATAGCCTCGGCTTGGAACTCCTCCAGCTGCTCGGCACAGGCAGTTGCTGGGACATAGACGTAGGTGGCCCAATTTCCTCGCTCATGCTTGAAGCTGCGGATGCGACCGCCATGTAGAGCAGGATCATCCACTACGTCGTCGACGAAATCCTCGGGTTTCGGTTTCTTGGGACCCAACAGTGCGGCAGCTGTGGGCAGGGCAGGTCTTCAGCGGTTCAAATGTAGAAATCTAAATGTATTTCACTATTCCACTTTACCTTTTCAGAAAGTTTAACGATGTGGTTTGAGTGATTTTAGTGGATTCTTCATCTTCAGAGGCGGAGGAACTGCTGTTACCATAGTccactaatgccattttattaaacacttgtttaatttattttaatttaacaaaaagaaaaacaaacagccAAGTAATTGCCGGGTTTTATTTAGATCTATCGATTGAACCAACATTTTAGTGATGAGGGCTTAGCCTTTTTTTTGGCATCAGCTGATTTTGGCGGGTTTTGTTAAAACTTTTGAATGCTTATTAtctaaaattttgttttaaaataatttagaacattttttcaaaatgacttaaaaaatataaacattttttagagAATTGTtgaattgtattaaatttaaaatcatttaattaaaatcagactagaaaaaacttttttattttaaataatgcatACATTTAACTATTACAAACTAGCTTCAATGGCTGTTAATGTCTCGCCAGACTTCTCCAGCTTTGACTGCTCCCACCTGTAGTTGTAGGCCCGTCCCAGTTGGAAGAGCTGCGTCAGACTCACGAAGAGATTCACGGCGAACAGGCTGTAGTTCTTGGGAATGATGACCAGCGAGTAGCGGGTCCATATGAGGTTCGTTGCCCCCAAGGCTAGACATCCATTGGGTGAAATCATGTCCGCAGGACGCGTCAAATCACTGAGCCCAGCGATAACGAGGCTCTGTAATATGAATTTGAATGAGTACGGAGATTAGTAAGATCAGGCTGATAAAATAGGGTAAGTCCCCCCATTGACTGCAAATCTCTACGGCATGTTGCTCTATCCCAGACAAGACaaaatattatgaaatattCCATGGGCCACAAAAACCGCACATTCATTTAGTTATCAGAAACTCGCGCGTGGGgacgaataaaaaaaatttatatatattaatttatcgcGAAGTTGAACAACTTGCCgagaaataaacaaacaataataaaacacaATATGCGCCCACAGATTTTTTATCAGCTTgaagataataaaaattggCTAAGGACGCTGGGCTCAGAATTACATAACACCAACTTACCCATTTAACGAGAGGAGCCCAGAAGAATATTGTCTTGGGACCTAGGGtaaaaaaagcattaaaatctttattattAAGGCGCTAATACTTATATCACCTGCTGGGTGCATCCATAAGGGTCGCATCTTGGCGGGCACATATTTGTCACAGGCTCCAATTAGGCTATTGTATGCCCTGGAATGAAGGCCCTTTCCGGTGGAAGCTGGGGCAGTGGAAGGCGGAGTTGGAGGATTGGCAGACATTTCGACCGGAAGACAGTTCCTTGCTACGCCAATGTCCAAACAATCAGTAATATAAAGAATCGTGAGGGATGTTATAATAACCTACCTTTAATCAAGCTGTATTGGTGATTGATTAGAAGCGTTAGAATGTCTGTCGATTGGTGATGCGATAAAGTAGCTCTCTTCCAGGTGGGAAGTAAAGTGCCTATTAAAGCCTGAGGAACAACAGCTCCAACGAATCGCTAATCGACAACTGTGCTTTCAGAAAAGTCCGGGGTCCATACACATATGTTTATGTTTCTCTAGTATTATTAGCTTAGAGCTCCTGTTATCACCAGCACTATCAACAACGCCAGCCCCTCTTTTCTCATTTTATATAAGCCATAAAAATCTATAAGAGCCAGCTAAACATTGCTAAACGTATAAGAGTTATTAGCAACATTCGCTAGTTTAAATTTCCCTAGGTGAGACATTTACTTAAAggtttgtatttgtttaaaattaatgtgtGTTTGTAAGACTAATTGTGAAAAACACATGTATCGCTCAATAAACGCGCACATGGCGAATGCTTGATGCGAATTAATCCGGTTTTAGAACCGCATCTATTTGCCCTAAGTAACGATATTACTAAAAGAGaaattaaattcagtttaatttctgtatttcctaacaacaaaatacatatattttgtttaaaatataacgatagttataatgtaaataaatcaaatgaatGCAAATTGAATTCAACTGTATTTTAAACACCCGTGAAAAAAATCTTTAGCTtaaggaaaaaaatgtattttttaaaacattctaaattatttaattattattttcatttttagtttCAACACACTGAAAGCTTAAGGCTTGTACTATTTTTCACTCCAATCGATGAATTAAAACAAAGTACGAATTACTATTTTCTACAGTCTTACAATATATTGGTTTATTTGTTGACAATCACAAAATGTCCAATAACTCTCGTATTCATAAAACTATACGCAAAGCCTCCACAGTTACAACTTAAGTAATACGAATCACGTCGATAAGGCAATTGaccataaataataatggtaAACAGATTGTAAAACGCAGATGTCGGATCTGCGAACACAGCTCCTCTTAATCCTTTCGTTTACGTTGTGCGTTGTGGGATTTGTAATATGTACATAACATTTCGATCTAAGTCTATAGATAGGGGACAGCACCAGTATTCGATTCGATATGTCTCTAATTCTGCGCCGCCGGCTGCTCCTTCTTCAGCTTCTCCTGCTCCTGATGATAGTGGTAGGCCCGGGCCAACTGCACCACTTGGGTGATGCCCACGAAGAGATTCACGGCGAACAGGCTGTAGTTCTTGGGTATGATCACCAGCGAGTAGCGTGACCAGATGATGCCCGTGGCGGCCAGGGCGGCACATCCAGACACGGAGATCGAGTCGGCCGGGCGGGCCAAGTCACTCAGACCGGCGGCAACGAGTCCCTGgaagaaatacaaaatgtggaaacaaaaatgttaagtatATCCTTAGAGATCTGTTAAATTCCAGGAGAGT
This genomic window from Drosophila gunungcola strain Sukarami chromosome 3R, Dgunungcola_SK_2, whole genome shotgun sequence contains:
- the LOC128254575 gene encoding mitochondrial pyruvate carrier 2, whose amino-acid sequence is MSSAAVQPPPPVPPPPPTAAASAGKGLHSKLYNGMIGAADKFVPAKLRPLWMHPAGPKTIFFWAPVFKWGLVAAGLSDLARPADSISVSGCAALAATGIIWSRYSLVIIPKNYSLFAVNLFVGITQVVQLARAYHYHQEQEKLKKEQPAAQN